One Terriglobia bacterium DNA segment encodes these proteins:
- a CDS encoding thioredoxin domain-containing protein yields MYRKIALIMASAAFMTGFAFAQQSPKTPIKTAKPAKASTSNSAKTAAPAEKKTEEVPATDAKLPDQATVLAFYNRMFGFQPNLNFKVADIRWSQVPGVAEVTALASTPEGQQVAKLYVMPDGKHAINGEMIPFGADPYSDNRQLLQKAFGPTRGSATPSVTIVEFGDLECPACKAAQPIVDRLLSNEPNARLIFQSFPLAELHPWAMEAASYLDCIYRTSNQDANTFIEAIYTNQGEITKENAIDKLKQYAQQAGADPAKIATCAASLDTRERIEKSIDLGRKVKVTGTPTLFVNGRPISNVGGVPYDTLKALVDFEATQKQ; encoded by the coding sequence ATGTACAGGAAAATCGCATTGATCATGGCGAGCGCAGCCTTTATGACTGGCTTTGCGTTCGCTCAACAATCGCCGAAGACGCCCATAAAGACCGCCAAGCCCGCGAAAGCATCTACATCCAACTCGGCAAAAACGGCTGCTCCCGCCGAGAAGAAGACCGAAGAAGTCCCGGCCACCGACGCCAAGCTCCCCGATCAGGCCACGGTGCTCGCCTTCTACAACCGCATGTTCGGGTTCCAGCCCAACCTCAACTTCAAGGTCGCCGACATCCGCTGGTCCCAAGTCCCCGGCGTCGCCGAAGTCACCGCCCTCGCCAGCACGCCCGAAGGCCAGCAGGTCGCCAAACTCTACGTCATGCCGGACGGCAAGCACGCCATCAACGGCGAAATGATCCCCTTCGGAGCCGATCCTTACTCCGACAACCGCCAACTCCTGCAAAAGGCCTTTGGCCCAACCCGCGGCTCGGCCACGCCCAGCGTAACCATTGTCGAGTTCGGCGATCTTGAGTGTCCGGCCTGCAAGGCAGCGCAGCCCATCGTCGACCGCCTGCTCAGCAACGAACCTAACGCCCGCCTCATCTTCCAGAGCTTCCCGCTCGCCGAACTCCATCCCTGGGCCATGGAGGCCGCCAGCTATCTCGACTGCATCTACCGCACCAGCAATCAGGACGCCAACACTTTCATCGAGGCCATCTACACCAACCAGGGCGAGATCACCAAGGAGAACGCAATCGACAAGCTGAAGCAGTACGCCCAGCAGGCCGGCGCCGACCCGGCCAAAATCGCCACCTGTGCCGCCAGCCTCGACACGCGCGAGCGCATCGAGAAGTCGATCGACCTCGGCAGGAAAGTGAAAGTCACCGGCACCCCAACGCTCTTCGTGAACGGCCGCCCCATCAGCAACGTTGGCGGCGTCCCCTACGACACATTGAAGGCGCTCGTCGATTTCGAGGCCACACAGAAACAATAG